From Candidatus Zixiibacteriota bacterium, one genomic window encodes:
- the alr gene encoding alanine racemase, with the protein MNKPQELSWIELSRKALKKNITSLVKLAGGRKLAICVKANAYGHGLPEIVKLLTDTNQVDCLTVHSLEEAEVCRDSGWLRPIMVLGPIPHDRLESVLKLNLEPVICDRSTLSRLGKLGDKAAIRLRTHLKLETGTNRQGISSDELGGIAAVYKKHASLQLPYGASSHFANIEDTTNHEYAEYQLKLFNQLVRRMTKLGIKPRVRHTACSAALILFDKTRFDLVRPGISAYGHWSSKETYLSYRLDGGGNDLFTPVLSWKTRITQLKKVPSDSFIGYGCTYRTTTPSRLAVLPIGYADGYDRSLSNVAHVLIHGRRAPVRGRVCMNIVMVDVTHIKGVRLHDEVTLIGSSSAETVTAEQLAAWAGTINYEILARIGRNLLRIVK; encoded by the coding sequence ATGAACAAGCCACAAGAACTGAGCTGGATTGAACTGTCGCGGAAGGCGTTGAAAAAAAACATCACCTCCCTTGTCAAATTGGCCGGTGGTCGCAAACTGGCAATATGTGTCAAGGCCAATGCCTATGGTCACGGTCTGCCAGAGATCGTCAAGCTTCTCACAGACACAAATCAAGTTGACTGTCTGACGGTTCACTCGCTTGAGGAAGCGGAGGTATGCCGCGATTCCGGATGGTTGCGACCGATCATGGTTCTCGGTCCGATCCCGCATGATCGTCTTGAGTCCGTTTTGAAATTGAACCTTGAACCGGTGATTTGTGACCGTTCCACTTTGTCACGTCTCGGAAAACTCGGAGATAAAGCCGCAATACGGCTTCGGACACATTTGAAGTTGGAGACGGGAACGAATCGTCAGGGTATTTCTTCAGATGAATTGGGCGGCATTGCCGCTGTTTATAAGAAGCACGCGTCGCTGCAACTGCCCTACGGAGCATCATCGCATTTCGCCAATATCGAAGACACTACCAATCACGAATACGCCGAGTATCAACTGAAGCTTTTTAACCAGCTGGTGCGTCGGATGACCAAACTGGGAATCAAACCGCGCGTGCGCCATACGGCTTGTTCGGCGGCACTGATTCTTTTCGACAAAACGCGGTTTGATTTGGTGCGTCCGGGCATCTCAGCCTACGGTCACTGGTCATCGAAGGAAACATATCTATCGTATCGTCTGGACGGTGGCGGCAACGATCTATTTACGCCGGTGTTGAGTTGGAAGACACGTATCACCCAGCTTAAGAAAGTCCCGTCCGATAGTTTTATCGGGTATGGCTGTACCTATCGCACGACGACACCTTCCCGATTGGCGGTGTTGCCGATTGGTTACGCCGACGGTTATGATCGCTCTCTGTCTAATGTTGCTCACGTGTTGATACATGGTCGCCGCGCTCCTGTCCGTGGGCGAGTTTGTATGAATATAGTGATGGTCGACGTTACTCACATCAAAGGCGTACGACTCCATGATGAAGTAACACTGATCGGATCTTCCTCGGCCGAGACTGTTACAGCCGAGCAATTGGCTGCCTGGGCAGGAACGATCAACTATGAGATTCTTGCTCGCATCGGCCGAAATCTCCTCCGGATTGTGAAATAG
- a CDS encoding redox-sensing transcriptional repressor Rex → MKRKISESTIHRLSLYYRALSLLEKENCETISSKELARREKLTPAQVRKDLSFFGSFGTRGLGYPVSELRKKIASILGIDRVWRVALVGIGNIGSAMVGYKEFLKQGFQIVRLFDNDQRKIGSNHKGIIVSDIGNLRDELKVANIQMVILAVPATVAQYIVDDVVEAGVKAILNFAPINLRVPDDVYLCNENMAMELEYLSFNLKNSDKDSDEEKT, encoded by the coding sequence GTGAAGAGGAAGATTTCAGAATCGACCATACATCGTTTGTCGCTTTATTATAGAGCGCTCTCGTTGTTGGAAAAAGAGAACTGCGAGACGATCTCGTCCAAGGAGTTAGCTCGACGTGAGAAACTCACTCCGGCTCAGGTTCGCAAGGACCTTTCGTTCTTTGGTTCGTTTGGTACCCGAGGACTTGGCTACCCCGTCAGTGAGCTAAGAAAAAAGATAGCGTCGATCCTTGGTATTGACCGTGTCTGGCGAGTGGCTTTGGTCGGAATCGGAAATATCGGTTCCGCGATGGTCGGCTACAAAGAGTTTTTGAAACAGGGATTCCAAATTGTCAGGCTGTTTGACAATGATCAACGGAAGATTGGTTCCAACCACAAGGGAATCATTGTTTCGGACATAGGGAACCTCCGGGATGAGCTTAAAGTGGCCAACATCCAGATGGTTATTCTTGCAGTACCGGCCACAGTTGCTCAGTACATTGTCGATGATGTGGTCGAAGCCGGCGTGAAGGCAATTTTGAATTTCGCACCGATTAACCTGCGGGTGCCGGACGATGTGTACCTTTGCAATGAGAATATGGCAATGGAGTTGGAATACTTGTCCTTCAATCTCAAAAACAGTGATAAGGATTCCGACGAAGAAAAAACATAA